The Lolium rigidum isolate FL_2022 chromosome 1, APGP_CSIRO_Lrig_0.1, whole genome shotgun sequence region agagaagggaggcagggccaccaaaccctacccccggcgcggccaagggggggcgcgcccctagggtgtgggcccccttcgaccttctcgcgccgcctcttcgcctatataaagcccctggatcagaaaacccgatgacaattgacgaaacccacagaaaccctgccggagccgccgccatcgcgaagccaagatccgggggacaggatctctgttccggcacctgccggagcggggaagtgccccggaaggcttctccatcgacaccgctgccatctccaccgccatcttcatcaccgctgctgctcccatgaggagggagtagttctccatcgaggctcggggctcgtaccggtagctatgtggttcatctctctcctatgtgtttcaatacaataatctcatgagctgccctacatgattgagattcatatgatgatgcttgtaatctagatgtcattatgctagtcaagtgagttttacctatgtgatctccggagactcctagtcccacgtgtgtaaaggtgacagtgtgtgcaccgtgtgggtctcttaggccatatttcacagaatacttactcattgaatggcatagtgaggtgcttatttatatctctttatgattgcagcatgtttgtatcactactatctatgtgctactctagtgatgtgttattaaagtagttctattcctcctgcacgtgtgtaaaggtgacgatgcgtgcaccgtgttagtacttggtttatgctatgattatgatctcttgtagattatgaagttaactattgctatgatatattgatgtgatctattcctcctacatatgcatgaaggtgacagtgtgcatgctatgctagtacttggtttagtcgtgttgatctatcttacactaaaggttactaaaacatgagcattattgtggagcttgttaactccggcattgagggttcgtgtaatcctacgcagtatgttcatcatccaacaaaagtgtagagtatgcatttatctattctgttatgtgatcaatgttgagagtgtccactagtgaaagtgtaatccctaggccttgttcctaaatactgctgagttactactgcttgtttattgcttttatcatgcgttactactgctgcaataccaccaccatcaactacacgccaagcacttttctggcaccgttactactacttattcataccacctgtatttcactatctcttcgccgaactagtgcacctattaggtgtgttggggacacaagagacttcttgctttgtggttgcagggttgcatgagagggatatctttgacctcttcctccctgatttcgataaaccttgggtatccacttaagggaaacttgctgctgttctacaaacctctgctcttggaggcccaacactgtctaagaatagaagctcccgtagacatcacccaacaCCCAAGTTTTCTCTCGAACCTACTTTCCATTGGATTCCATTTAGAGTTTTCTAACTTTCTATAATGGATTGGGATACCCAAATATCTGAAGGGCAAAGAACCAGATTCACAACCAAAATAGTTGTTAATACTGCTCTTCTTCCCCTTTAGCtttaccaaaacagaaaatctcgCTCTTgtggaaactaattttttgtcctgacaattcttcaaagaaacaCAATATTAGTTTCATATTTACAGCCTTTTCAAAGTCATGTTCCATGAAAAGTATCGTGTCAACGGCATATTCCAGAATAGAAATTCCTCCATCAACTAAATGAGCGATAAGACTTCCTATTTATCCATCCTCTTTCGCTCTTGCTATTAGGATGGCCAACATATCTGCAATAATGTTAAACAACATAGGTGACATTGGGTCACCCTGTCGAAGACCCTTCCTGGTTTGAAAAtagtgaccaatatcatcattgaccTTGATCCCTACACTTCCACCCCTAACAAATTGTTCAATAAGTTTACACCATTTGGGATGAAACCTTTCATCCGCATAACTTGTTGAAGAAAAGGCCATTTGACCTTTATCATAAGCCTTCTCAAGTCAATTTTAAATATCacccatccattttcttccgatgaagttcatgaatggtttcatgtagGACAACTACTCCTTCAAGAATATGTCGTCCTGGCATGAATGCCGACTGTGTAGGACTAATAACTGTTTCGGCAACAGTATTAGCTCTAATAGTAGCGACTTTCGTGAATATTTTAAAACTAACATTAAGAAGACATATTGGTCTATATTGCTGAATTTGAACTGCATTCTCCTTCTTAGGCAACAGGGTAATAACATCAAAGTTCAATTTGAACAACTATAATTCCCCTGAATGCAGTTGAAAGAACATTGACATTAAATCACCCTTGATAACTTCCCAAAAGGTTTGGTAGAACTCAAATGCAAAACCATCAGGTCCTAGAGATTCATTTAACTCCATTTTAAAAATAGCATCCTTTACTTCCTTCTCTGTGAATTCAGCAACAAGGATATTATTCTCCTCTTGGGTTAATTACGGTATATCCTGCGTATACTCCTCACTCAGTGTGAGGGTAGAAGTAGCTGGCTCTCCAAACAACTTCTTATAATATTCAGAAATATAGACTTAAAAATTTTCATCACCTACTATGGTTCCTTCCTCTTGTTCTAGTTGAATTTTTTTTTCCTTCGATGTTTTCCATTTGCAAGTAGATGAAAATATTTAGTATTGttccccccttcttgaatatgttTTACCTTGGCCCTTTGTGCCCATTTTGACCCCTCATCTCTACAAAGTTTTGTTAAATCATCATTTGCCTTTCTTAACTTTGCCCTCTCATCATCATCTAGAGGAATTGACTCAGTTTTCAAGTCAAATTCATCTATCAATGATagcaatttttatttttctttcttgtaTTGACCACTTAAACATTTTGCCCAACCTTTAAGAAACTGCATTATGTGTCTGATTTATTCTGCCATTTGGCAATAGGAGAATTCCCACGAGTCTTAGCCTCCCATTCAGATCTCACTATCTCATAAAATTTCTCATGTTTCAACCATGATGTTTCAAAAGAAAAGTGAGCTTTATTGCCGATACTAGCTAACCCACATGTATTGGGATGGACGGGATGTCGACGCGGTGCTACGCCACTACGGGTATAGactggcgccgccaccaccaccaccgtgggCAACTTTTCGTTGGGTGGTTCACTCCCTGCCTCGTCGTTTGGCGAGGCAGTCAATCTCACAAAGCTTGGGGCCATCTCTGCAGCCCCAAGTCGAAGCAATCACCCCCCCCCTCCGACACGGTGTCTCGAGAGCTGAAGGCCGAGGCCAAGCCACCTCTCCCTCGATGCCACTTCTCCTTCCGCCGCCCCAACAATGAGAGGTTACCTCCGCTACCGCTACCGTTGAAGGAGGACACGAAGAAGGTGGCCTTCTATATGCGTCGCTTCGTGTGCCCGATGACCCGAATGACTCTAGGGGCTTACCAAGGCGCTGACAGAATCACCGAACGTAGTGCCGACGTTGACAAGGAATACACTAGATGGTGATCCGCGACGGAGAGCGGCGCCATCATCGACCTGGATGGCGACGAGTCTAGCATGAGTGGCTTCTCATTCTCCTTCTGCGACGAGGATGCCGACGTCGGCGACAACAAAGGCGAAGGTGCGGACAAAAACGCCGGCAGCTTTCGTCTTCAACCGCTGCTAGTAAATCAAGGGTTTACGAACTTCAGTTTAAATTTCTCCAGACTTTGTTCAAACCATTGCTACAAAAATcaaagtttgaatgaatttcATCGTTTGTTTAAaatttgttgtttcttttttgcTTATTTTTAGGGGCAATTTGAGAATTGACGGTTTTGGTAGCGCTCACGCGTGACACATGACCAAAACAAAATTCTCCACTATGTCCACGCATGCCAACCGGTCGGGACTCGAACACAATTCGCTGGCGTTCGCGATGTGAAAGTTTGAGGTACAGTACCTGCTACTGTTGCTGCTAATAGTGGGGCGGATCGGAGAGGAGAAACAATTGACAGGACGAATAACAGCAGGGGAAAAGGTAAACTTGGGCAGCCAGCCGGGACAAACAATAACATACTATCCGAAAAGAATCCATTGCTTGTGATTGGAAGAATGGCTGTACAATGGCTACTAATCACGTGATCACCATCATCACTCCGCTCCCCATTACATTTACAGCTGCTCGTGTCATCGTGACGATCGCCGTCGGCATGTGATGAGGCCTGGCTGTTCGAGGCCCCAGCGTCAGCCACACCCCCGGCGGAGCTGCTGCCGCCCACGGGAGAATCGCCGTCGGTATCCGCCTCCGGCGACATTGCgcgctcgtcgtcgtcgtggacggtGGGGCCGGAGGAATGTACCGTGATCCAGCTCGCGTCCCAGGTCCAGTCCGGCGCGCCGGCGGCCAGGCCGCGGACTCTGTCGATGGGGCAGGCCGTAGCTGTGTTCGCCGtcgtgtcgtcgtcgtcctcccacAATGCCTGGTCTAGGACGCTCTTTGGAGACACGAACATCCCCTTCTCGGCGATCCCCTGCACGGAGCTGGATGGCAACACAGCGGCTGTTGCCACGAACTCGTGCTCGAGCAGCTGCTCCGCCGTCCACCGCTTTGCGGCGTCCTGGAGCAAACACCTGCCCAGGAAGTCCTTGCCTTCCTCCGACAGCCACCGCGGGAGCTCCGGCGCCTCACCGGCGAACGCGACGTGGTGCAGCGTCGCCACGGAGCTGCCGAACCGCTGCCACGGCGCGGCGCTGGTGGCCATCTCGATGATCGTGCAGCCGAGCGCCCAAATGTCCGCGGCCGGGCCCTGCGTCTCGCCCCGCGCGGCCTCCGGCGCCATGAAGGCCGGCGTGCCGCCGCCCACCAGCCTCTCACCCGCAATGCCGCTGCTGCCCAGCCGCCGCGCGCACCCGAAGTCGGCGATCATGGCGCGGCCGTCGGCGCCAATGAGCACGTTCCGGCCCTTGACGTCGCAGTGCGCGACACCGGCGGCGTGCGCGTGCGCCAGCCCCAGTAGGATGTCGCGCGCGCGGGACCGGATCAGGACCTCCTCGCaccgcccgccgcgccgcctgatCTCGTCGGCCAGCGACCCGCCCGGCGCGTACTCCATGAGCATGTCGAAGCATCTGCCGCTCTCGTCCGCCGATGCGGATACTTCCGAGCCAAGGCAGCGCACAACGTAGGGCGAGCTCAGGCCGCAGAGGATGCTGTGCTCCCGGCGGAGCTCGGCGGCCCGATCGGCGCCCACGGACTTCACCGCGAGCAGTTCGCCCGTCAGGCGATCGACGGCGAGCGACACAGTGGCGGAGGAGCCCCTGCCGATCGTCGGACCCCGCGTCCACTCCACGACGCCCATTCTTGCGGATTcttgcagccgccgccgccgcaagaaCGGCTGAAGCGCGGTGCGGTGGCGTGTGCTCTGCTTCTTGTTTCGGAGTGGTGGACGCAATTGGAATTGGGGGCAGGAATGAGTACTCTACTCACCACCACACCTCGCGCTTTGTGTGATCGGCCATGTATATATACTGCAACAACAAGGCTAGCAGATAGAGCGGCGATGCTTTGGAAGGGCTGGGGTGGTTGATTGTGGGCTGTCCAAAGTGCTCCGAGGCGGCCGTCTTGAGGAGATTCGCCATTTGGCAATGGCCATTTGGCCCTCCTATTCTAATCTGACAgtattctttctttttttctctcAGTTTCATATTGGCAGCACCTAATCAGTGGTACACAATGGGGCACATTGCCATGCTGGACCTCAGGGTTTTATTGGTGGTGCCTAATCATAATCATGGGAGGGGGACACTTGTCGTCGAGAGAGGTTTTGCCCGGCATGTGTGGAATGGAATATTGGAGGATTGGGAGGCCTCTCTCCTGACTTAACTTGAGCTTTTGTTTGTTTGCAGGCTGGCTAAAAGCATCCCAACGACGTCCATCAAACAAGCTCCTCCTCGATGCTCTATTGATTCGTTAGACAGAAATTCACGCTTAGGTGCGCGTTTAAAATCGAGTTTCTATCCAGTGCAGCCCAATAGCATATCCAGCGTTTTCAGGATGTCCCCAACCCACGAGGCGCGTGGTCGGTGTCCCACACACAAGCGACAAGGCGGGTAGCGATAGGCGGGTGACCATTGTCATTGGCATAGCCAAAATCATATTTAACATTTCCCTTTCCTCTTGCCACCTCATTTCTCCCGTCCAGCCGCTACTCTTTCTCGCCCAACACATGTCGTCGCCAACGCAACATAACCCCCTTGTTGTTGTGCGCCAAAGGTGATGAAGGGCGCGAATGAGGCCTTCGTCCCCAACCTTCTTCTAGGAGAGCGCAGAAATgatgttgttgtcaaggttgcccTCGAGTATGTCGCTAGCGAGTCGCACAGTGGATTGGACCAACGCCTTGTTTTCCCCGAGCACCATCGACCACATCCCACGGCCCTCTTCGACTTCAATCGTACCCTAGCGATGGAAAGGATAGGCTGAAGAATGCCAGTCACCGAG contains the following coding sequences:
- the LOC124657153 gene encoding mitogen-activated protein kinase kinase kinase 18-like: MGVVEWTRGPTIGRGSSATVSLAVDRLTGELLAVKSVGADRAAELRREHSILCGLSSPYVVRCLGSEVSASADESGRCFDMLMEYAPGGSLADEIRRRGGRCEEVLIRSRARDILLGLAHAHAAGVAHCDVKGRNVLIGADGRAMIADFGCARRLGSSGIAGERLVGGGTPAFMAPEAARGETQGPAADIWALGCTIIEMATSAAPWQRFGSSVATLHHVAFAGEAPELPRWLSEEGKDFLGRCLLQDAAKRWTAEQLLEHEFVATAAVLPSSSVQGIAEKGMFVSPKSVLDQALWEDDDDTTANTATACPIDRVRGLAAGAPDWTWDASWITVHSSGPTVHDDDERAMSPEADTDGDSPVGGSSSAGGVADAGASNSQASSHADGDRHDDTSSCKCNGERSDDGDHVISSHCTAILPITSNGFFSDTMRLKTKAAGVFVRTFAFVVADVGILVAEGE